The Pseudomonas asiatica genome has a segment encoding these proteins:
- a CDS encoding PLP-dependent aminotransferase family protein gives MVQLRKWQPLLKLDGAQPQASYRQIVEGLVAAISEGRLRPGTPLPGTREMAQLLNVNRKTVILAYEEAETKGWLESVQRRGTFVSRQLAAGTQAEPDAAQPFALVLQEEPAVAYFAANEQAAAQQDRPGALFFDNGACDHRLLPQTVLHRYYRNALRNSFAANTVRHGSACSSHSLRSALADMLRHNRSLNVGAEHICLTQGVQMSLYLVGSVLLKPGDVVLVERLSYPPAWEIFRQLGARLVTVDLDDEGCRVEQIDALCRLHQVRMLYITPHHQFPTTVSLPAGRRQQLLELARQHDFCVVEEDYDHEYHFAGRPYLPLASDRQQRHVIYIGSLSKSLGSTFRCSFIVAPAEVAAALERRATLTLGQGDAVMQQMLADLINDGELKKHLRRVAREYRRRRETLLACLHDAFGEQVTVREPEGGLALWVRFADGIDVDQLVDKALELDLVVRSGRQFSPFGHAENALRLGFASLDMEEIRLATQRLAQAAKAIATAVQRNPCGRSPSPLGCAVE, from the coding sequence ATGGTCCAGCTTCGCAAATGGCAGCCGCTGCTCAAGCTCGACGGGGCGCAGCCGCAGGCTTCGTACAGGCAGATCGTCGAGGGCCTGGTAGCCGCGATCTCCGAGGGCCGCCTGCGCCCTGGCACGCCGTTGCCCGGCACGCGGGAAATGGCGCAGCTGCTGAATGTCAACCGCAAGACGGTGATCCTCGCCTACGAGGAAGCCGAGACCAAAGGCTGGCTGGAAAGCGTGCAACGCCGTGGCACCTTCGTCAGTCGGCAGCTGGCGGCTGGCACCCAGGCCGAGCCCGACGCAGCGCAGCCCTTTGCCCTGGTGCTACAGGAGGAGCCTGCCGTTGCCTACTTCGCGGCCAACGAACAGGCTGCCGCGCAGCAGGACCGGCCGGGTGCGTTGTTCTTCGACAACGGTGCCTGTGACCACCGCCTGCTGCCGCAGACCGTTCTGCACCGTTATTACCGTAATGCCTTGCGCAACAGCTTTGCCGCCAACACCGTGCGCCATGGCAGCGCGTGCAGCAGCCACTCCCTGCGCAGCGCCTTGGCCGACATGCTGCGGCACAATCGCAGCCTGAACGTTGGCGCCGAGCATATCTGCCTGACCCAGGGCGTGCAGATGTCGCTGTACCTGGTGGGCAGCGTGCTGCTCAAGCCCGGTGACGTTGTGCTGGTCGAACGCCTGAGCTATCCGCCCGCGTGGGAGATCTTCCGCCAGCTGGGCGCCCGGCTGGTCACCGTGGACCTGGATGACGAGGGCTGCCGGGTCGAGCAGATCGATGCACTGTGCCGGTTGCACCAGGTGCGCATGCTGTACATCACTCCCCATCACCAGTTCCCGACCACGGTCAGCCTGCCTGCCGGGCGCCGCCAGCAGCTGCTGGAGCTGGCGCGGCAGCATGACTTTTGCGTGGTTGAGGAAGACTACGACCATGAGTACCACTTCGCCGGGCGGCCTTACCTGCCGCTGGCCAGCGACCGTCAGCAGCGGCACGTGATCTACATTGGCTCATTGTCCAAGTCCTTGGGCAGTACGTTCCGTTGCAGTTTCATCGTGGCGCCGGCGGAGGTGGCTGCGGCGCTCGAACGCAGGGCGACACTGACCCTGGGGCAGGGCGATGCGGTGATGCAGCAGATGCTGGCGGACTTGATCAATGATGGCGAGCTGAAAAAGCATTTGCGTCGGGTTGCCCGGGAGTATCGCCGGCGTCGAGAGACCCTGTTGGCTTGCTTGCACGATGCCTTTGGCGAGCAGGTAACCGTGCGCGAGCCGGAAGGTGGGCTGGCGCTGTGGGTGAGGTTTGCTGACGGGATCGATGTGGATCAGTTGGTTGACAAGGCGTTGGAGTTGGACCTGGTGGTACGCAGTGGCCGGCAGTTTTCGCCGTTTGGTCATGCGGAAAATGCCCTGCGCCTCGGTTTCGCCTCGCTGGACATGGAGGAAATCCGGCTGGCTACACAACGTTTGGCGCAAGCAGCGAAGGCGATTGCAACAGCGGTCCAGCGCAATCCCTGTGGGCGATCACCCAGCCCTTTGGGTTGCGCTGTCGAGTAG
- a CDS encoding tetratricopeptide repeat protein yields the protein MPSTPVLSALLLLFSAITAQGALAGERYAPARSNNASTVLIETASQQYADGQLDQAAATLERALHIQPNNPATLHYLGVLRLQQGQYEQAETLALRSNLRVGNNHALRSRNLQLIEAAHKAQGSGMLPTAAH from the coding sequence ATGCCCAGCACACCTGTTCTGTCAGCCCTGCTCCTGTTGTTCAGCGCAATCACGGCACAGGGCGCACTGGCCGGCGAACGCTACGCGCCCGCACGCAGCAACAATGCCTCGACGGTGCTGATCGAAACCGCCTCGCAACAGTATGCCGACGGCCAACTGGACCAGGCGGCGGCCACCCTGGAGCGTGCGCTGCACATTCAGCCGAACAACCCGGCAACGCTGCACTACCTTGGCGTTTTGCGCCTTCAGCAAGGGCAGTATGAACAGGCCGAAACCCTGGCGCTTCGCTCCAACCTGCGTGTTGGCAACAATCACGCACTGCGCAGCCGCAACCTGCAGCTGATAGAAGCCGCGCACAAGGCCCAGGGCTCGGGCATGCTGCCGACGGCTGCACACTGA
- a CDS encoding methyl-accepting chemotaxis protein, with protein sequence MLANLKIRTGMFWVLSLFSVTLLFSTVSAWRAAVGSDQQITELDQTAHQSDRLNNALLMAIRASANVSSGFIEQLGGHEESANKRMALSVELNDKSQKLVDEFVENAREPALHALATALQATYGEYATAVAGQREATRQRSLEQYFKVNTDAGNAMGRLQALRQQLVGALSERGQQIMLESDRRLARAQMLSLGLLGMTLLLAALCWAFVAQRVLHPLREAGRHFQRIAGGDLSVPVQGQGGNEIGQLFHELERMQQSQRDTLGQISSCARQLDAAATALNTVTEESANNLRQQGQELEQAATAVTEMTTAVEEVARNAITTSQTTSESNQLAAQSRRQVSDNIDGTEAMTREIQASSAHLQQLVGQVRDIGKVLEVIRSVSEQTNLLALNAAIEAARAGEAGRGFAVVADEVRTLAYRTQQSTQEIEQMIGRVQAGTEAAVASMQASTSRAQSTLDVTLASGQVLEGIYSAIGEINERNLVIASAAEEQAQVAREVDRNLLNIRELSTSSAAGAQQTSEASKALSGLVGEMTALVGRFRV encoded by the coding sequence ATGCTTGCCAACCTGAAGATCCGCACCGGAATGTTCTGGGTGCTGTCGCTGTTCAGCGTGACCCTGCTGTTTTCCACCGTCAGTGCCTGGCGGGCGGCGGTGGGCAGTGACCAGCAGATCACCGAACTGGACCAGACCGCGCACCAGTCGGACCGGTTGAACAATGCGTTGCTGATGGCGATTCGCGCCAGTGCCAATGTGTCCTCGGGCTTCATCGAGCAGCTGGGTGGTCATGAGGAAAGCGCCAACAAGCGCATGGCGCTGTCGGTCGAGCTGAACGACAAGAGCCAGAAGCTGGTGGACGAGTTTGTCGAAAACGCCCGCGAGCCTGCGTTGCACGCACTGGCAACCGCGCTGCAGGCCACCTATGGCGAGTATGCCACGGCGGTCGCCGGGCAGCGTGAGGCAACCCGTCAACGTTCGCTCGAGCAGTATTTCAAGGTCAACACCGACGCCGGCAACGCCATGGGCCGGCTGCAGGCGCTGCGCCAGCAACTGGTCGGCGCATTGAGTGAGCGAGGTCAGCAGATCATGCTGGAATCCGACCGGCGCCTGGCGCGTGCGCAAATGCTGAGCCTGGGGCTGCTGGGCATGACGCTGTTGTTGGCGGCGCTGTGCTGGGCCTTTGTTGCCCAGCGCGTGCTGCACCCGCTGCGCGAAGCTGGCCGGCACTTCCAGCGCATTGCCGGTGGCGACCTGAGCGTGCCGGTGCAGGGGCAGGGCGGTAACGAGATCGGGCAGCTGTTCCATGAACTTGAACGCATGCAGCAGAGCCAGCGCGACACCCTGGGGCAGATCAGCAGCTGCGCCAGGCAACTGGACGCAGCCGCCACGGCGCTGAATACCGTCACCGAGGAAAGTGCCAACAACCTGCGCCAGCAGGGCCAGGAGCTGGAGCAGGCCGCCACCGCCGTCACCGAAATGACCACGGCCGTGGAGGAGGTTGCGCGCAATGCCATCACCACCTCGCAGACCACCAGCGAATCCAACCAGCTGGCAGCGCAAAGCCGCCGGCAAGTCAGCGACAACATCGACGGCACCGAGGCCATGACTCGGGAGATCCAGGCCAGCAGCGCGCATCTGCAGCAACTGGTCGGGCAGGTGCGGGACATCGGCAAGGTGCTGGAGGTGATTCGCTCGGTGTCCGAGCAAACCAACCTGCTGGCGCTCAATGCCGCCATCGAGGCCGCCCGTGCGGGCGAGGCCGGGCGCGGTTTTGCGGTGGTGGCGGATGAGGTGCGTACGCTGGCGTACCGCACGCAACAGTCGACCCAGGAAATCGAGCAGATGATCGGGCGCGTGCAGGCGGGAACCGAAGCGGCCGTGGCCTCGATGCAGGCCAGTACCAGCCGCGCCCAGTCGACGCTGGACGTGACCCTGGCTTCGGGGCAGGTGCTGGAGGGTATCTACAGTGCGATCGGCGAGATCAACGAGCGTAACCTGGTGATTGCCAGCGCAGCCGAAGAGCAGGCCCAGGTGGCGCGAGAGGTGGACCGCAACCTGCTGAACATTCGCGAGTTGTCGACATCCTCGGCAGCGGGGGCGCAGCAGACCAGTGAGGCAAGCAAGGCGTTGTCGGGGTTGGTGGGGGAGATGACGGCGTTGGTGGGGCGGTTCAGGGTTTGA
- a CDS encoding potassium transporter Kup, whose product MLVAAVGVVYGDIGTSPLYTLKEVFAGHYGVQANTAGVLGVLSLVFWSLLWVVSLKYVLFILRADNQGEGGIMALTALAHRAAAPYQRLGRILVLLGLFGAALFYGDSMITPAISVLSAVEGLQLAFDGIEHWVVPLSVVVLVALFLIQKHGTARIGILFGPIMVLWFIVLGALGLHGIVQRPEVLQALNPLWAVKFFVLHPGMGVAILGAVVLALTGAEALYADMGHFGRKPIARAWFLLVLPGLVLNYFGQGALILGDPQAVRNPFYLLAPEWALLPMVGLATLATIIASQAVISGAFSLTRQAIQLGYVPRMFIQHTSSEEQGQIYIGMVNWALMVGVVLLVVGFESSGALAAAYGVAVTGTMLITTLLASAVVLLLWKAPHWLAVPMLLAFLLVDSLYFAANAPKILQGGAFPVIAGLALFTLMTTWKRGRRMIVERLDESSLPLDLFITSLKAQPPHRVGGTAVFLSARPEAVPHALLHNLLHNQVLHEQVVLLTVVFEDEPRVSAGKRFEVEAFGDGFFRVSLHFGFMEEPDVPLALSRCQRADLEFGPMRTTYFLSRETVIAGRQMGMARWREHLFAFLLKNANSNLKYFKLPLNRVIELGTQVEI is encoded by the coding sequence ATGCTCGTCGCCGCTGTCGGCGTGGTGTATGGCGACATCGGCACCAGCCCGCTGTACACCCTCAAGGAAGTGTTCGCCGGGCACTACGGCGTGCAGGCCAACACCGCCGGCGTACTGGGTGTGCTGTCACTGGTGTTCTGGTCGTTGCTCTGGGTGGTGTCGCTCAAGTACGTACTGTTCATCCTGCGTGCCGACAACCAGGGCGAAGGTGGCATCATGGCCCTGACCGCCTTGGCGCATCGGGCGGCGGCGCCCTACCAGCGCCTGGGCAGGATACTGGTGCTGCTCGGCTTGTTCGGCGCCGCGCTGTTCTACGGCGACAGCATGATCACCCCGGCGATCTCCGTGCTATCGGCCGTCGAGGGCCTGCAACTGGCCTTCGACGGTATCGAACATTGGGTCGTGCCGCTGTCGGTGGTGGTGCTGGTGGCGCTTTTCCTGATCCAGAAGCACGGCACCGCGCGCATCGGCATCCTCTTCGGGCCGATCATGGTGCTGTGGTTCATCGTACTGGGTGCGCTGGGCCTGCACGGCATCGTCCAGCGCCCGGAGGTGCTGCAGGCACTCAACCCGCTCTGGGCGGTGAAGTTCTTCGTGCTGCACCCGGGCATGGGGGTGGCGATTCTGGGCGCGGTGGTGCTGGCACTGACCGGCGCCGAAGCACTCTACGCCGACATGGGGCACTTCGGCCGCAAACCCATTGCCCGGGCCTGGTTCTTGCTGGTGCTGCCCGGCCTGGTGCTGAACTACTTCGGCCAGGGCGCGCTGATCCTCGGCGACCCGCAGGCAGTGCGCAACCCGTTTTACCTGCTGGCGCCCGAATGGGCCCTGCTGCCCATGGTCGGGCTTGCCACGCTGGCCACCATCATCGCCTCCCAGGCCGTGATCTCCGGTGCGTTCTCGTTGACGCGCCAGGCCATCCAGCTGGGTTACGTACCGCGCATGTTCATCCAGCACACCTCCAGCGAGGAACAGGGGCAGATCTACATCGGCATGGTGAACTGGGCACTGATGGTTGGCGTGGTGCTGCTGGTGGTCGGCTTCGAGTCGTCCGGGGCGCTTGCGGCAGCCTACGGCGTAGCCGTGACCGGGACCATGCTGATCACCACGCTGCTGGCCTCGGCAGTGGTGCTGTTGCTGTGGAAGGCACCACACTGGCTGGCGGTGCCGATGCTGCTGGCGTTCCTGCTGGTCGACAGCCTGTATTTCGCCGCCAATGCGCCGAAGATCCTCCAGGGCGGTGCATTTCCGGTGATTGCCGGCCTGGCACTGTTCACCCTGATGACTACCTGGAAGCGCGGGCGACGGATGATCGTCGAGCGACTGGACGAAAGTTCGCTGCCGCTGGACCTGTTCATTACCAGCCTCAAGGCCCAGCCGCCTCACCGCGTGGGCGGTACTGCCGTATTCCTGTCCGCCAGGCCCGAGGCGGTGCCTCACGCCTTGCTGCACAACCTGCTGCATAACCAGGTACTGCATGAACAGGTGGTGCTGTTGACCGTCGTGTTCGAGGACGAGCCACGGGTCAGCGCCGGCAAGCGCTTTGAGGTCGAGGCGTTTGGTGATGGTTTCTTCCGCGTGAGCCTGCATTTCGGCTTCATGGAGGAACCCGACGTACCGTTGGCGCTAAGCCGCTGCCAACGTGCGGACCTTGAGTTCGGCCCCATGCGCACCACTTATTTCCTCAGCCGGGAGACGGTCATTGCAGGCAGGCAGATGGGCATGGCCCGCTGGCGGGAGCACCTGTTTGCCTTCCTGCTGAAGAATGCCAACAGCAACCTGAAGTACTTCAAGCTGCCGCTGAACCGGGTGATCGAGCTTGGCACTCAGGTCGAGATCTGA
- a CDS encoding MFS transporter, whose protein sequence is MPSASQAPSGLPEHDQQSVSQQWLAILSVAVGAFALVTSEFLPVGVLNDVASDLGISAGHAGLMVTLPGIMAALAAPLLSVGIGALDRRYLLIGLTLIMIIANAVVAYASDFNLLLFGRVLLGVSIGGFWATAIALSGRLAPKGVGVAQATSIIMVGVTLATVLGVPVGTWLSGLMGWRMTFLVTALLGVPVLLAQILLLPRLNPDKAIRISDLPALFINPQARVGLIAVLLIGLAHFAAYTYVAPFFKQSSGFDGPTIGSLLLLYGVAGVFGNIFAGFAANRSVRHTLLLVALMIGTSTALFPHFATGMTGAAMLIGLWGFAFGAFPACASIWMFVVAPKDVERGMPLFVAMFQVIIALGSFFGGRIVDQLGSSVLLSLATALVGCGFATVLVLGRNVSNSLAAQPG, encoded by the coding sequence ATGCCAAGTGCCAGCCAGGCCCCTAGCGGCCTCCCCGAACATGATCAACAAAGCGTCAGCCAGCAGTGGCTGGCAATCCTTTCGGTCGCCGTCGGCGCCTTCGCCCTGGTGACCAGCGAATTCCTGCCGGTGGGTGTACTCAACGATGTCGCCAGCGACCTTGGCATCAGTGCAGGCCACGCCGGCCTGATGGTCACCCTGCCCGGCATCATGGCCGCCCTCGCCGCCCCGCTACTGTCGGTGGGCATTGGCGCCCTGGACCGTCGCTACCTGCTGATCGGCCTGACGCTGATCATGATCATCGCCAACGCGGTGGTGGCCTACGCCAGTGACTTCAACCTGCTGCTGTTCGGCCGCGTGCTGCTGGGCGTGAGTATCGGCGGCTTCTGGGCGACGGCCATTGCCCTCAGCGGCCGCCTGGCGCCCAAGGGCGTCGGCGTAGCCCAGGCCACCTCGATCATCATGGTCGGTGTAACCCTGGCCACCGTGCTGGGCGTGCCGGTAGGCACCTGGTTGAGCGGCCTGATGGGCTGGCGCATGACCTTTCTGGTAACCGCGTTACTGGGCGTACCGGTGCTGCTGGCGCAGATCCTGTTGCTCCCGCGGCTCAACCCGGACAAGGCCATTCGCATCAGCGACCTGCCGGCCCTGTTCATCAACCCACAGGCGCGGGTTGGCCTGATCGCCGTGTTGCTGATCGGCCTGGCGCACTTTGCCGCGTACACCTATGTCGCGCCCTTCTTCAAACAAAGCTCCGGCTTCGATGGGCCGACCATTGGCTCGTTGCTGCTGCTTTATGGCGTGGCCGGGGTATTCGGCAATATCTTCGCCGGTTTCGCCGCCAACCGCAGCGTACGTCACACCCTGCTGCTGGTAGCGTTGATGATCGGCACCAGCACTGCCCTGTTCCCTCATTTCGCCACCGGCATGACCGGCGCAGCGATGCTGATCGGGTTGTGGGGCTTCGCCTTCGGCGCGTTCCCGGCCTGCGCCAGTATCTGGATGTTCGTCGTCGCGCCCAAGGATGTCGAACGCGGCATGCCGCTGTTCGTCGCCATGTTCCAGGTGATCATTGCGCTGGGTTCGTTCTTCGGCGGGCGGATCGTCGACCAGCTGGGCAGCTCGGTGCTGCTGAGCCTGGCCACGGCCCTGGTGGGCTGCGGTTTCGCTACGGTGCTGGTGCTGGGGCGTAATGTCAGCAACAGCCTGGCGGCGCAACCTGGCTGA
- a CDS encoding EamA family transporter, which produces MDSKSVGAFAPVGAAIAALVSVQTGAALAKTLFPLVGPEGVAALRLGLSAVILLAVLRPWRIWQQANMLHLLGYGVMMGLMNLLIYRAFLYIPVGIAVSIEVIGPLGAALLSSRRRIDLLWIALSVAGLTLLPWGTDSHGLDLRGVLYSLAAALAWGLYVMLGSKVAVHGKQAVATGMLFAALLGVPLGVDQAGTDLLAPWVLTVGLGVALLSSTVPFLLDMYAMRHLPPSIFGVLLSASPAAGAIAGWLILNEVLTLLQWLGIAAIALACAGAALVGQRR; this is translated from the coding sequence GTGGACTCGAAAAGTGTTGGAGCATTCGCTCCTGTCGGCGCTGCCATCGCCGCCCTGGTGTCTGTGCAGACCGGTGCTGCCTTGGCCAAGACCCTGTTCCCACTGGTCGGCCCCGAGGGCGTGGCCGCGCTGCGCCTAGGCCTGTCAGCCGTGATCCTGCTGGCCGTGTTGCGGCCCTGGCGCATCTGGCAGCAGGCGAACATGCTTCACCTGCTGGGCTACGGCGTGATGATGGGGCTGATGAATCTGCTTATCTATCGGGCATTTCTCTACATCCCGGTTGGTATCGCGGTGTCCATCGAGGTGATCGGCCCTCTGGGGGCTGCCTTGTTGTCTTCCCGACGCCGAATCGACCTGCTCTGGATCGCCTTGTCGGTCGCCGGCCTCACCTTGCTGCCCTGGGGTACGGATAGCCATGGCCTGGACCTGCGCGGGGTGTTGTACTCGCTCGCCGCTGCACTGGCCTGGGGGCTGTATGTGATGCTCGGCAGCAAGGTGGCGGTTCACGGCAAGCAGGCGGTCGCCACCGGGATGTTGTTCGCAGCGTTGCTGGGTGTACCCTTAGGCGTTGACCAGGCAGGTACCGACCTGCTGGCGCCCTGGGTGCTCACGGTAGGCCTGGGCGTCGCCCTGCTCTCCAGCACCGTGCCCTTCCTGCTCGACATGTATGCGATGCGGCACCTGCCACCGAGCATCTTTGGCGTGCTGCTCAGCGCTTCCCCCGCCGCCGGGGCCATAGCCGGCTGGCTGATCCTCAACGAGGTGCTGACGCTGCTCCAGTGGCTGGGCATTGCAGCGATTGCCCTGGCCTGCGCAGGCGCTGCGCTGGTTGGCCAGCGCCGCTGA
- a CDS encoding Lrp/AsnC family transcriptional regulator, producing MSDSTSRPLDGFDHAILRLLQRDNKTSQRAIAEEIGLSTPAVQRRIAQMEASEVIVANAAVIAPESVGQMITAIVESRLRDDRSLVMDRAKRYFANVEEIQQCYFVNGGVSFIIVMLARDVAHFEKLVRLHFADNEDILTYRTLIVLDKVKVGLSVPV from the coding sequence ATGAGTGACTCCACCAGCCGCCCGCTTGACGGCTTCGATCATGCGATTCTGCGGCTGCTTCAGCGCGACAACAAAACCTCCCAGCGAGCGATTGCCGAGGAAATCGGCCTGTCCACGCCTGCTGTACAGCGGCGTATCGCCCAGATGGAGGCAAGCGAGGTGATCGTCGCCAACGCTGCGGTGATCGCCCCGGAGAGTGTCGGCCAGATGATTACCGCCATTGTCGAATCGCGCTTGCGGGACGACCGATCCCTGGTGATGGACCGCGCCAAGCGGTACTTCGCCAATGTCGAGGAGATACAGCAGTGTTACTTCGTCAACGGCGGGGTTTCGTTCATCATCGTCATGCTTGCCCGTGATGTGGCGCATTTCGAAAAGCTGGTCAGGCTGCATTTTGCGGATAACGAGGACATCCTGACCTACCGAACGCTGATTGTTCTGGACAAGGTCAAGGTCGGGTTGTCTGTTCCGGTCTGA
- a CDS encoding universal stress protein, translating to MSPLNHILVATDLSTSARNAAERAAYLSKEQQASLDLLYVANPAPFERLKQLVAPGDDLLKRVLDTAGEKIRALAAMLFQRHDIAAGVQVAHGSVTTEITRVVQDKRSDLLVCGAKGQSVARRLLLGSTVQKMLNRMPCPLLVVKQAPRDAYRTLLVAVDFSPSSLRSIELAKAIAPQAEIILLHVYEAPFEGSMRFAHIDHDTLAHYRNVIRKDAVKQLAALSETAGVADARQIVVHGDPGWRIAEQEQELECDLIVVGKQGESALEELLIGSVTKHVLNESQCDVLVSP from the coding sequence ATGAGCCCGCTGAACCACATACTGGTAGCCACCGACCTGTCCACTTCTGCCCGCAACGCGGCAGAACGCGCTGCGTACCTGAGCAAGGAGCAACAGGCATCGCTGGACCTGCTGTACGTTGCCAACCCGGCCCCCTTCGAGCGCCTGAAACAGCTGGTGGCACCGGGTGACGACCTGCTGAAACGCGTGCTGGACACCGCAGGCGAAAAAATTCGCGCACTGGCTGCAATGCTGTTCCAGCGCCATGACATCGCCGCTGGCGTGCAGGTCGCGCACGGCTCGGTGACCACGGAGATCACCCGTGTGGTGCAGGATAAACGCAGCGACCTGCTGGTGTGCGGGGCGAAGGGCCAGAGCGTGGCGCGGCGCCTGCTGCTGGGCTCCACTGTGCAGAAGATGCTGAACCGCATGCCCTGCCCTTTACTGGTGGTCAAACAGGCGCCACGCGATGCCTACCGGACCTTGCTGGTTGCAGTTGATTTTTCGCCTTCATCACTGCGCTCCATCGAACTGGCAAAAGCCATTGCCCCACAGGCCGAGATCATTCTGTTGCATGTGTACGAAGCGCCGTTCGAAGGCAGCATGCGCTTCGCCCACATCGACCATGACACGCTTGCACACTACCGCAATGTCATCCGCAAGGATGCGGTGAAGCAGCTCGCGGCCTTGAGCGAAACCGCCGGAGTGGCAGATGCTCGGCAGATCGTGGTGCATGGCGACCCTGGCTGGCGGATTGCCGAGCAGGAACAAGAGCTGGAATGCGACCTGATCGTGGTTGGCAAGCAAGGGGAAAGCGCGCTTGAAGAGCTGCTGATAGGCAGTGTAACCAAGCATGTGCTGAACGAATCCCAATGCGATGTGCTGGTGTCGCCATAG
- a CDS encoding LysR substrate-binding domain-containing protein has translation MSALDLDLLRTFVAIADHSSFAEAGRNLGRTQASVTQHMQRLEQQVGVPLLRKQGRHKSLTDAGRQLLRHARQMLTLNDEALAGLRQDGPSGVLRIGSPHDIADTILPPLLSHIARSAPNLRLEIDVGRSPFLMEDLQRGKVDMVISTRTAPGLEGFALRTSPVWWICAAHYQHLPGEPLPLVLVDEPSLYRKLALEALEQAGIAWRQAYLASNLIGVKAAVRAGLGITARSQEMVGPDMRVLGQSDGLPTLPDVTYYLWVRANTVNPLVRQAYAMVRASVGL, from the coding sequence ATGAGCGCCCTCGACCTCGACCTGCTCCGCACCTTTGTCGCCATCGCCGACCACTCAAGCTTCGCCGAGGCCGGCCGTAACCTGGGCCGCACCCAGGCTTCGGTGACCCAGCACATGCAGCGCCTGGAGCAGCAGGTGGGCGTGCCGCTGTTGCGCAAGCAAGGTCGCCACAAGTCCCTGACCGATGCCGGCCGCCAGCTGTTGCGCCATGCCCGGCAGATGCTCACGCTCAACGACGAGGCCCTCGCCGGCCTGCGCCAGGACGGCCCCAGCGGCGTGCTGCGGATCGGCTCGCCCCACGACATCGCCGACACCATCCTGCCGCCACTGCTCAGCCACATCGCCCGCTCGGCGCCCAACCTGCGCCTGGAGATCGACGTTGGCCGCAGCCCGTTCCTGATGGAAGACCTGCAGCGCGGCAAGGTCGACATGGTCATCTCGACCCGCACCGCGCCGGGCCTGGAAGGCTTTGCGTTGCGCACCTCGCCGGTGTGGTGGATATGCGCGGCGCACTATCAGCACCTGCCGGGGGAGCCCCTGCCGCTGGTGCTGGTGGACGAACCCAGCCTGTACCGCAAGCTGGCGCTGGAGGCGCTGGAGCAAGCCGGCATCGCCTGGCGCCAGGCCTATCTGGCATCCAACCTGATCGGCGTCAAGGCGGCGGTGCGCGCGGGCCTGGGCATTACCGCACGCAGCCAGGAAATGGTCGGCCCCGACATGCGCGTGCTAGGGCAAAGCGATGGCCTGCCGACACTGCCCGACGTGACCTACTACCTGTGGGTGCGGGCCAACACCGTGAACCCGCTGGTGCGCCAGGCCTATGCGATGGTGCGCGCCAGCGTGGGGTTGTGA
- a CDS encoding transporter substrate-binding domain-containing protein, which translates to MSLSTFARRGLFASLLATATLATSGLAQADATLDKIQQRHKLAVGVVLSGGPFGAIDPATREPIGFSVDLARDLARQLGVAVDLVAVQPANRVQFLQQGKVDLLIANMEWTPERDKLLGHVPTPFYRVGGTAALVKDSPIKTWADLKGQPVCTSQGSSYTQALVELGADLKAFKTSAESLLALRGNNCVAAVHDATLINPLLAKGGEWGAYRALAPELNPAPSVIWTRLGETDTQQRLDPFVKQWHRSGWLIEREQANHITPASPALVELRTKLQGEGA; encoded by the coding sequence ATGTCGCTGTCCACCTTTGCCCGTCGCGGGCTGTTCGCATCGTTGCTGGCCACCGCTACCCTGGCCACCAGCGGCCTGGCCCAGGCCGATGCCACCCTGGACAAGATCCAGCAGCGGCACAAGCTGGCCGTGGGTGTGGTGCTTTCCGGTGGCCCGTTCGGTGCCATCGACCCGGCCACCCGCGAGCCGATCGGTTTCAGCGTCGACCTGGCCCGTGACCTGGCACGCCAGCTGGGCGTGGCGGTCGATCTGGTCGCCGTGCAACCGGCCAACCGCGTGCAGTTTCTGCAGCAGGGCAAGGTCGACCTGCTGATCGCCAACATGGAATGGACCCCCGAGCGTGACAAGCTGTTGGGCCACGTGCCCACGCCGTTCTACCGTGTCGGCGGCACCGCAGCATTGGTCAAGGACAGCCCGATCAAGACCTGGGCCGACCTCAAGGGCCAGCCGGTGTGCACCAGCCAGGGCAGCAGCTACACCCAGGCGCTGGTGGAACTGGGCGCCGACCTCAAGGCTTTCAAGACCTCCGCCGAATCGCTGCTGGCCCTGCGTGGCAACAACTGCGTGGCCGCGGTGCACGATGCCACGCTGATCAACCCGCTGCTGGCCAAGGGCGGCGAGTGGGGCGCCTACCGCGCCCTGGCTCCCGAGCTCAATCCGGCGCCATCGGTGATCTGGACGCGCCTGGGCGAGACCGACACCCAGCAGCGCCTGGACCCATTCGTCAAGCAATGGCACCGCAGCGGCTGGCTGATCGAACGTGAGCAGGCCAACCACATCACCCCGGCCTCGCCTGCGCTGGTGGAGCTGCGCACCAAGCTGCAGGGCGAAGGCGCCTGA